The genome window TGGATTTATACAAACTACAccaattttaagtgaaatattatttttatttgttttgattattcaaaagttGGGGGAGGGTAAATTTAAACACTGGATGTCTCCATTATAAACACCAAGAATTGTCAATTgagctacaaagctcttggcATCTCAAATGAAATACTTATATGCTTAGTTTTTGGAATTCATATGTCATTAAGTAAAATATCCTTCATGGCCATTATCATAATTCCTTGATTAATAATGTAAATGATGAGATTCACATGTGTATGTAGAGAAGATATTCAGAGTACATTATTCATTAACACAAATGTACTATAACCCTCTCACCAGATATTCATACAAGATGTCAGCATTCACATTAAGTTTGAATTGCATTGAATACTTTGCTACAAGCCTTGTAGCAACTGAATCATATTAAAACAATTTGACCACCATTTATATCAAGATTGGAATTGTGTGCTATGGGACAGattattattttagtctttTGTATGAGTAAAATAAGTTTACATATGATCCAAGAGAACCAAATCCTTATTATCCTACCACATATTGTTCTTTTGTCATAATCTTCTTGTGTTTCTACTGTATTTGTAGGTGGATCTTCATTTTATAAGATTGTTTTGCAATCTCTCCATAACGAAATAAAGTCTGGGGGTAATGAAGTTGAGACAAAGGCATTGCAAGCTAAGATAAGCAAAATAGAGGAAGAAATCaaagaatgcaagaaattaaTTGGACGAGCAGAGATACATAAGCCTTTTGTAGATTTCAAGCCAGAGAAGATCTCTTCCTTCAAATCAAATGTGGATATAAAACCAGAGGATGTGATCAGAGTCTTCATGATGAAGGAATCTATAGGTAGGCAATTTTTGGATGATTTGATAGTTCCTACCGTCATAATAACTAGGAAGAATTCTAAGTAGAAGGCAATTTCATTTCAAGGAGACACGATGGGTGGAGTGATGAAATAATTGTTAACTATTGGgataataaatatttgtatGTCTTAGGTTTTGTGTAATTATTTTGGGAACCCCTTTCTCATCCTCTTTTGGTGTTTGTTTTGAGTTGTGGCAGAATTGAGTGTGATTAGGAATGATATATGCTGTTAAATATTGGAGTGAtgaatttattattaagtatttggATGTCTTAGATTTTGCAATTTTGTGTAatgattcttctctctctctctctctctctctctctaaaccacCTCTTTAGCCTTTGTTTCGATGTGGCAAAATTGGGTTATTAGGAATGATTTGTGTTGTTAATATACTAATCTTTAAGGCTAAATTTGCAAACCACACCtttaaagtttgggggtgtttggattaTATAccctgaaatttcagaatttaaattttaccctTTGAAGCTCTATTATGTTTCCATTAGCTACCCATCCAACcatattttttgttaagtacCACAAACTTGCCACGCATGCTTAGTTTGTCCAATAAAATGATGCTCCCATTATTTTTGtagcctaaaaaaatttaagttattaaataatttaaaatgacatggtataataaaatgatgtcatcATTTTATTAGATGAATTAAATATGCATCACAAGCTTATGGAGCACTTAATAGAAAATATTGATTGGGGGCTACTAATgcaaacataacaaaatttcaaggagtaaaattcaaattctaaaattttagagtgtaaaatctaaacaccttTAAACTTTAAGGGGGTATTTTGCAACATGAATATGAatagctttaaaaaaatatacaagaaTAGAAAAATTAGTACAATCTCATTTAAGAATATCTTTTGATAAGTTTTGTTGCGAGCAATATCATAAAATtagatgaaaattttgcaaatgaacaagaaattcattaaaaaagttAGAAGATAAAGGAATGGTattatatgaagataataacaaaaaacaataattataatGAAGTTCAAACATGTAACATAGCAATTCTTGATTATATAAAAGATTAGATTCATTTTTAAATACATGTATTGTCCACAAAATTTTATTGACAATGCGCGTTATGGTTGTTTATGTAGAAAGAAAATTAGCTAAactaaaatttgataaaattttacttaagaTTGAttatgagaggaaaaaaaaaactcaattttaaggACTAAAACTGTACTTTAATccatttattttaagtaatttttattaatcGCATCACGCATTATGGGTTTATCGCTAACAATGTgcaagaagaagagagaaagacagGTTACAAAAGAGGCTGAAAATGAAGCAAATACATGAAAGCAGAACATCAATAAG of Quercus lobata isolate SW786 chromosome 8, ValleyOak3.0 Primary Assembly, whole genome shotgun sequence contains these proteins:
- the LOC115955188 gene encoding uncharacterized protein LOC115955188 yields the protein MGIWDYISSTSNSAIQNAPDLTAVKGWCSSSYGYSRAAVAKVDDAVRTKVIQSMQDEEVRSKIGQIAANFAKSATVLACKEGLKSIPGGSSFYKIVLQSLHNEIKSGGNEVETKALQAKISKIEEEIKECKKLIGRAEIHKPFVDFKPEKISSFKSNVDIKPEDVIRVFMMKESIGRQFLDDLIVPTVIITRKNSK